A single region of the Sandaracinaceae bacterium genome encodes:
- a CDS encoding outer membrane protein transport protein, translated as MTTGVDQRASRLLVAACAALVIAIAPGSTARADDTHYQSVLIGDRAFGMGGAATGLAADTSSTFYNPGALAELPNRSFSASLGLTAFERTRVRAGVRGPGSVADLTQSGSRSLPVFSAALLRFGPHGADGLKRHAIAFSTLYPATADVSLRVDLMNPETGIPSTARVDHNYRLTLYGLSYALHLSHTIAFGITAFLATQRMSHRETLFVAGGGVPTPDGGFSEVSHFSAITRIAGRSFGVLPRIGFFYRPNQHVSFGLTFQPPAIPLKGRASLSQQTAIAIADSGTGVTTTYFEPVEQRGMDVRMPIPWMIRLGVGGHVNDSLTLAFDASLHGRVRSRALLPEVDAGAMQRALFMSFDTARRTTFDMALGAEWVMRDGVTWRVGAFTNRSAAPRVPDNTSTYRLERVHHYGASFGLGVHVGAYHLTLGLAGSRGRGSALSVDTDPASTTIYARTGVEERVLYLFVTGATRSVARLARSALHRVRHRGQEVDEDADASDEDREEHPDAVDAEQARRRRRTSRARRPADVRPEDEHVPPP; from the coding sequence GTGACGACCGGGGTGGACCAACGCGCGTCGCGGCTGCTCGTGGCCGCGTGCGCTGCGCTCGTGATCGCGATCGCGCCGGGCTCCACCGCGCGGGCCGACGACACGCACTATCAGAGCGTGCTCATCGGTGACCGTGCGTTTGGGATGGGCGGCGCGGCCACCGGCTTGGCGGCCGACACGTCCAGCACCTTCTACAACCCGGGCGCGCTCGCGGAGCTCCCCAACCGGAGCTTCTCTGCCAGCTTGGGACTCACCGCCTTCGAGCGAACGCGCGTGCGCGCGGGGGTCCGGGGTCCCGGCTCGGTGGCCGACCTCACGCAGAGCGGCTCGCGCTCGCTGCCCGTGTTCTCTGCGGCCCTCCTGCGCTTCGGTCCTCACGGCGCCGACGGCCTCAAGCGGCACGCCATCGCGTTCAGCACGCTCTACCCGGCCACCGCGGACGTGTCGCTCCGCGTGGACCTGATGAACCCGGAAACGGGCATTCCGTCCACGGCGCGTGTGGACCACAACTATCGGCTCACGCTCTACGGCCTGAGCTATGCGCTGCACCTGTCGCACACCATCGCGTTCGGGATCACGGCGTTCCTCGCCACGCAGCGCATGAGTCATCGCGAGACGCTCTTCGTGGCCGGGGGCGGCGTCCCCACGCCGGACGGGGGCTTCAGCGAGGTGTCGCATTTCTCGGCCATCACGCGTATCGCGGGGCGCAGCTTCGGCGTGTTGCCGCGCATCGGCTTCTTCTATCGACCGAACCAGCACGTGTCGTTCGGGCTCACGTTCCAGCCGCCCGCCATCCCGCTCAAGGGGCGCGCTTCGCTGTCGCAACAGACGGCCATCGCCATCGCCGACTCGGGTACCGGCGTGACCACCACGTACTTCGAGCCGGTCGAGCAGCGCGGCATGGACGTACGCATGCCCATCCCGTGGATGATCCGTCTGGGCGTCGGGGGCCACGTGAACGACTCCCTCACGTTGGCCTTCGACGCGTCGCTGCACGGTCGCGTGCGCTCTCGTGCGCTCCTCCCGGAGGTCGACGCGGGAGCCATGCAGCGGGCGCTCTTCATGTCGTTCGACACGGCGCGTCGCACGACCTTCGACATGGCGCTCGGCGCCGAGTGGGTCATGCGCGACGGGGTGACCTGGCGCGTGGGGGCCTTCACCAACCGCAGCGCCGCGCCGCGCGTACCGGACAACACCAGCACCTATCGCCTGGAGCGCGTGCATCACTACGGCGCGTCCTTCGGCTTGGGTGTGCACGTGGGTGCCTACCACCTGACGCTGGGCCTCGCCGGGTCTCGCGGGCGCGGGTCGGCCCTCTCGGTCGATACCGACCCTGCGAGCACCACCATCTACGCGCGCACCGGCGTGGAAGAGCGCGTGCTCTATCTGTTCGTGACGGGCGCCACGCGCTCGGTGGCGCGTCTCGCTCGGAGCGCGCTCCACCGCGTGCGCCATCGTGGGCAGGAAGTGGACGAGGATGCGGACGCGTCCGACGAGGATCGCGAAGAGCACCCCGACGCGGTCGACGCCGAGCAAGCGCGCCGTCGTCGTCGCACCTCCCGCGCACGCCGCCCCGCGGACGTCCGGCCAGAGGACGAGCACGTCCCACCGCCCTGA